A stretch of DNA from Candidatus Aminicenantes bacterium:
GACGTCGATTATTTCCGGACGATTTCGGCCAAGTACGCCGAGCTGACCGGTATCCGGACCGCTCCCGTCCTGGCTAAACCGGAAGGCGCGTTCTTCCAAGTCGGCTATTTCCAGTTCGGCGTGCCCTCGTTCTCCACCCCCGGCTGGGGCCTGCCTGAAGCGGCCCGGGGCCAAGGCGTCCCGGGTCCGGGCGGCGCGGGAGCTCCCGGCGCCGGCGGCCAGGCGAACGCGCCCCAAATGATGGCCCAGCGCGGCGGCATGAACCGCGCGGGCGGCGTGGCGGGCGCTCCCGGCGCGGAAGCGGGCGAGGCGGCGGCTATCGACAAGGCCGTTCTGCAATGGATGGACAAAGAGAAGATTGACGGCTTTGCGGCTTGGACGGCGTTCAAGCATCCCGACCTCGGCGACATCGAGATCGGCGGCTTCAAGCCCTATGCGACGGTCAATCCGCCGGCGGCGAAGATCGCGGAGATGGGCAAGCCCCATGCCGAGTTCGCGCTCTACCTGACGACCCTGTTCAGCAAGGTCAAGATCGCCAAGCTCGAGGCGACCGCCCAGGGCGGAGGCCTTTATAGAGTTAAAGCCGAGGTCGCGAACGAGGGCGTCTGGCCCACGGCCATGGCCCATGCGGTGACGGCGCGGGCCGTCAAGCCGACCATGGTCCAATTGCAGGTGGATCCGGCGGCAATCCTGTCCGGCAACCAGAAGACCAGCTTCGTCCAATCCATTACCGGAGCGGGCGAACGGGTCAAGTTCGACTGGCTGATCAAGGCTAAGGCCGGGGTACCGCTCGTCCTCAAGGTCGTCTCGGCCAAGGGCGGGGCGGATTCCCGCTCGGTGACGCTCCAGTGAGGAATACGAACATGAGCCGCACAACCCATTCCCGCAGCTGCAAAACCCGCTTTCTCCTGGCCGGACTGGCCGCTTTCGCCCTGCTGGCCGTCCTGCCGCAGGGAGGCCTGACCCAGAAGTTCTCCGACCCCCAATTCAAGGTCAAGCTCGATTTCAACCGCTTCCACGATACGAACGAGCTCTACGCCGACATGCGCAAGCTGGCTGCGGCCTTTCCCAAGTTCGTCAAAGTGGGCGCTATCGGCAAGAGCGTGGAAAATCGCGACGTTCTGCTCGTGACCGTCAATAACCCCGACACCGGGCCGGAGATGAGCAAGGCGGCCATGTACATCGAGGCCAATGTCCACGGCAACGAGATCCAGGGCGGCGAGATCTGCCTCTACACCGTCTGGTACCTGATGGAAAACTACGGCCGCCTGGAGTCGATCACCCGTCTGGTCAACGAGCGCGTCTTCTACCTGGTCCCGACCATCAACCCCGACGGACGCCAGTACTTCTTCGAGAGCCCCAGCGGCAACGCCCGCTCGGGCCACCTGCCGGTGGACGACGACAACGACGGACTGTTCGACGAGGACGGCCCGGACGACCTCAACGGCAACGGCGTCATCGAGCAGATCCGCAAGTATGTCCCGGGCAAGGGCACGCACAGGATCAGCAAGCTGGATCCCCGGATGCTCGAACCGGTCGGGTTCGGCGAGACCGGTGATTACATCCTGCTCGGCCAAGAAGGCATCGATAACGACAAGGACGGCCGGGTCAACGAGGACGACGCCGGAAGCTATGACGGTAACCGCAACTACCCGATCGACTGGCAGCCCAACTACATCCAGAGCGGGGCCATGGACTATCCGACCCAGCTTCCCGAAGCCCGGGCCGAGATCGAGTTCCTGGATGCCCATCCCAACGTGTCCGGCGTCCAGTCCTATCACAACAACGGCGGTATGATCCTGCGCGGCCCCGGGGCAGACTACATGGGCGAGTACCCCATGACCGACAAGGCGGCCTATGACGAGCTGGGCCAGAACGGGGAGCGCATTCTGCCCTTCTATCGCTACATCATTATTTGGAGCGGGCTCTACACCGTGCATGGAGGGTTCATCGATTTCACCAACGACGGGCTGGGCATGCTGTCGTTCTCCAACGAGCTGTGGAACGGAGACCAGTATTTCACCAGCCCCGAGCTCAAGGAGCAGCAGAAGGACCCCGCCAGCCCGATCGCGCCCCAGAAGTCCCGCTTCTTCTTCGACGACAAGCTGGAGTTCGGCGACCAGTTCATGGAGTGGAAGCCGTTCAAACACCCCGACTATGGGGACGTCGAAATCGGCGGCTCCTGGAAGAAAACCACCAGCCGGGTTCCGCCCCGCTTCATGCTGGAGGAGCTCTGCCATCGGAACATGGCCTTCACCCTCTACCAGGCCGACGAGCTGCCCCTGATCAAGATGAGCCCGCTCGAGGTTCAGAAAGTGGATGGGGACGTCTACCGCGTCTTCGTCGAGGTCACCAATCCCAAAGTCACTCCCACCATTCTGGAAAAGGCGGCCCAGAACAACGTCGTCCGGCCCGACCTGCTGACCCTGGAAGGGAAGGGCGTCGAGGTCATCTCGGCCAGCACGATCGACAACAAGGAGTCGTTCAAGATCCGGCCGACCATCACGAGCTTCATCGACCAGAAGAACCTCAAGCGGCTCCTGCTGCGCAACGGGACGCCCGGCAAGACGACCCGGACGTTCGC
This window harbors:
- a CDS encoding M14 family metallopeptidase; its protein translation is MSRTTHSRSCKTRFLLAGLAAFALLAVLPQGGLTQKFSDPQFKVKLDFNRFHDTNELYADMRKLAAAFPKFVKVGAIGKSVENRDVLLVTVNNPDTGPEMSKAAMYIEANVHGNEIQGGEICLYTVWYLMENYGRLESITRLVNERVFYLVPTINPDGRQYFFESPSGNARSGHLPVDDDNDGLFDEDGPDDLNGNGVIEQIRKYVPGKGTHRISKLDPRMLEPVGFGETGDYILLGQEGIDNDKDGRVNEDDAGSYDGNRNYPIDWQPNYIQSGAMDYPTQLPEARAEIEFLDAHPNVSGVQSYHNNGGMILRGPGADYMGEYPMTDKAAYDELGQNGERILPFYRYIIIWSGLYTVHGGFIDFTNDGLGMLSFSNELWNGDQYFTSPELKEQQKDPASPIAPQKSRFFFDDKLEFGDQFMEWKPFKHPDYGDVEIGGSWKKTTSRVPPRFMLEELCHRNMAFTLYQADELPLIKMSPLEVQKVDGDVYRVFVEVTNPKVTPTILEKAAQNNVVRPDLLTLEGKGVEVISASTIDNKESFKIRPTITSFIDQKNLKRLLLRNGTPGKTTRTFA